The Sphingobacterium bambusae genome includes a window with the following:
- a CDS encoding D-alanyl-D-alanine carboxypeptidase — MKSIFLIYAILFVSFSLKGQSLDVTSIRKELDYSNVLKAHFFGFCLYDLDSNRFVMGVNENKLFTPASNAKTFTLFASLKNLGDSIPGLHYVERGDSLIFWGTGDPTFLHNRLDSRKVFDFLKTSKKRLYYAAEQQAEETFFRKGWAMEDYEEYYQPEISSFPIFGNVVTFREKKGVLTCSPARFQSAIEYRADANANYALSRRFTENVYEQNRTSPPHKYVNEKPFRYSPQLFVQLLTDTLKRDVKLIAYNRPTDFKTIYSQATAYLLREMMLPSDNFIAEQLNMLIAQEKYASFQTARLRNDMQKEYYDYFTDKIELYDGSGLSSYNKVTPRSMVELLSLIHNSIKDSTALHRLFPTGGVDGTLKRAYALDKGEPFVWAKTGTVHAVHNQSGFIRTRKGRNFAFSFLNTNFWGEATAVRREMVRIMTFIRENY, encoded by the coding sequence ATGAAAAGCATCTTCCTGATTTATGCGATACTCTTTGTCAGTTTCTCACTTAAAGGCCAATCGCTGGATGTCACCTCCATACGAAAGGAATTAGATTATTCCAATGTGTTAAAGGCGCATTTTTTTGGTTTTTGTCTGTATGATTTGGATAGCAACCGCTTTGTAATGGGGGTCAATGAAAATAAATTGTTTACACCAGCGTCAAACGCGAAAACCTTTACATTGTTTGCATCGCTTAAAAACCTTGGTGATTCCATACCTGGTTTGCATTATGTTGAGCGCGGGGATTCACTTATTTTTTGGGGAACAGGAGATCCGACTTTTTTGCATAATCGATTGGACTCACGGAAGGTTTTCGATTTCTTGAAGACGAGCAAAAAACGTCTATACTATGCCGCAGAACAACAAGCCGAAGAAACATTTTTTAGAAAGGGCTGGGCCATGGAAGATTATGAAGAATACTATCAACCCGAAATTAGCAGTTTTCCAATTTTTGGTAACGTGGTCACCTTTCGGGAGAAAAAAGGAGTACTCACCTGTAGTCCGGCACGCTTCCAGTCGGCCATTGAGTACCGAGCTGATGCTAACGCGAATTACGCGCTCAGCCGTAGATTCACGGAGAATGTGTATGAGCAGAACCGGACAAGCCCTCCGCATAAATACGTCAATGAAAAGCCTTTTCGATATTCACCGCAACTGTTTGTACAGCTGTTGACGGATACGTTGAAACGTGATGTTAAGCTCATAGCATATAATCGACCCACAGACTTCAAGACCATCTATTCGCAGGCAACCGCCTATTTACTGCGCGAAATGATGTTGCCGAGCGACAATTTCATTGCCGAGCAATTGAACATGTTGATTGCACAAGAAAAATATGCTTCCTTTCAAACTGCTCGGCTGCGCAACGATATGCAAAAAGAGTATTACGATTATTTTACGGATAAAATTGAACTGTATGATGGAAGTGGATTGTCCAGCTACAATAAAGTCACGCCTCGGAGTATGGTCGAGTTGCTTTCGTTGATTCATAATAGTATTAAGGACTCCACAGCGCTTCATCGTTTGTTTCCGACTGGAGGGGTCGATGGCACATTGAAGCGTGCTTATGCGTTGGACAAAGGGGAGCCATTCGTGTGGGCAAAGACAGGAACGGTGCATGCCGTACATAACCAAAGCGGATTTATCCGCAC